A genome region from Deltaproteobacteria bacterium includes the following:
- the rpmI gene encoding 50S ribosomal protein L35, with protein MPKMKTHRGAAKRVKRTGTGKFVRSQKGMSHILTKKSSKRKRHLRDRVVASAVDQKRLEKLLPG; from the coding sequence ATGCCGAAGATGAAGACGCACCGGGGAGCGGCCAAGCGCGTGAAGCGCACGGGCACGGGCAAGTTCGTCCGCTCCCAGAAGGGGATGAGCCACATCCTCACCAAGAAGAGCTCCAAGCGGAAGCGCCACCTGCGCGATCGGGTGGTGGCCTCCGCGGTGGACCAGAAGCGGCTCGAGAAGCTGCTGCCGGGCTGA
- the pheS gene encoding phenylalanine--tRNA ligase subunit alpha — translation MAAEHASLEALEGQAREALAGASSLPALAEVRARLLGRKSALAAALRGIGQLSPEERARAGEQANAIKTRIEALVEARRAELERDARASALGAPRLDVTLPGWRPPRGALHPVTRVERDVVAFFHGLGFSVEEGPEVESQWNNFEALNMPADHPARDMQATFFVEGGHVLRTHTSPVQIRTMTGRTPPFRFIAPGRVYRCDRSPRHSPMFHQVEGFMVDETASFADLKGILYAFQRHMMGADVELRFRSSYFPFTEPSAEMDYRCRICAGAGCATCSQSGWIEAGGCGMIHPVVLEHCGIDPERWQGFAFGMTLDRAAMLRWGIPNIHLLFDGDARVLEQV, via the coding sequence GTGGCGGCCGAGCACGCGAGCCTCGAGGCGCTCGAGGGGCAGGCGCGCGAGGCGCTGGCCGGGGCCTCGAGCCTGCCGGCGCTGGCCGAGGTACGCGCGCGCCTGCTCGGCAGGAAGAGCGCACTCGCCGCGGCGCTGCGCGGGATCGGGCAGCTCTCGCCCGAGGAACGAGCGCGCGCGGGCGAGCAGGCCAATGCGATCAAGACGCGCATCGAGGCGCTCGTCGAGGCGCGCCGCGCCGAGCTCGAGCGGGACGCGCGTGCAAGCGCGCTCGGAGCGCCGCGCCTCGACGTCACGCTGCCCGGCTGGCGCCCGCCGCGCGGTGCGCTCCACCCGGTGACCCGCGTCGAGCGCGACGTGGTGGCCTTCTTCCACGGGCTCGGCTTCTCGGTCGAGGAAGGGCCCGAGGTCGAGAGCCAGTGGAACAACTTCGAGGCCCTCAACATGCCCGCCGACCACCCGGCGCGGGACATGCAGGCCACCTTCTTCGTCGAGGGCGGCCACGTGCTGCGCACCCACACCTCGCCGGTCCAGATCCGCACCATGACCGGTCGCACGCCGCCCTTCCGCTTCATCGCGCCGGGCCGGGTCTACCGCTGCGACCGCAGCCCGCGTCACTCGCCGATGTTCCACCAGGTCGAGGGCTTCATGGTCGACGAGACGGCCTCGTTCGCCGACCTGAAGGGCATCCTCTACGCGTTCCAGCGTCACATGATGGGCGCCGACGTCGAGCTGCGCTTCCGCTCCTCCTACTTCCCCTTCACCGAGCCCTCCGCCGAGATGGACTACCGCTGCCGGATCTGCGCGGGAGCCGGCTGCGCCACCTGCTCGCAGTCGGGCTGGATCGAGGCCGGCGGCTGCGGGATGATCCACCCGGTCGTGCTCGAGCACTGCGGGATCGATCCCGAACGGTGGCAGGGCTTCGCCTTCGGCATGACGCTCGACCGCGCCGCGATGCTGCGCTGGGGCATCCCGAACATCCACCTGCTCTTCGACGGCGACGCCCGCGTGCTGGAGCAGGTCTGA
- the rplT gene encoding 50S ribosomal protein L20 — MPRVKRGVAKRRRHNRILKEAKGYFGSRHRLFKVARETVERAWTYAYRDRKQRKRDFRSLWITRINAAAREHGLSYSQLMDGLRKAGVEIDRKHLAELAAVDPQAFAALVQRARAKTA; from the coding sequence ATGCCGAGAGTCAAGCGGGGCGTCGCGAAGCGGCGCCGGCACAACCGGATCCTGAAGGAAGCCAAGGGCTATTTCGGCTCGCGGCACCGTCTGTTCAAGGTCGCACGGGAGACCGTCGAGCGGGCCTGGACCTACGCGTACCGCGACCGCAAGCAGCGCAAGCGCGACTTCCGCAGCCTGTGGATCACGCGCATCAACGCGGCGGCCCGCGAGCACGGCCTGTCCTACAGCCAGCTCATGGACGGCCTGCGCAAGGCCGGCGTCGAGATCGACCGCAAGCACCTGGCGGAGCTGGCGGCGGTGGATCCGCAGGCGTTCGCGGCGCTGGTCCAGCGGGCGCGCGCGAAGACGGCCTGA
- the infC gene encoding translation initiation factor IF-3, producing MRFPKRGERDVRPESAERVNERIRAREIRVVDDDGSQLGVMTPWDALQKAQERGLDLVEVAPGANPPVCRIMDYGKYKYEQKKKQAASKAKAHAATLKEVKLRPRTDDHDLDFKVRSARRFLIEGDKVKVTLMFRGREIVHTSLGFEQLDRVKAMLADIANVESTPRLEGRFMSMILVPNRDAIARLERARQQADGTGSGEPGAGGTEEQGAPAAEPAPGEN from the coding sequence ATCCGATTCCCCAAGCGAGGTGAACGCGACGTCCGGCCCGAGAGCGCCGAGCGTGTCAACGAGCGCATCCGCGCCCGTGAGATCCGTGTCGTCGACGACGACGGGTCGCAGCTCGGCGTGATGACGCCCTGGGACGCGCTCCAGAAGGCGCAGGAGCGCGGCCTCGACCTGGTCGAGGTGGCGCCCGGAGCCAATCCTCCCGTGTGTCGCATCATGGACTACGGGAAGTACAAGTACGAGCAGAAGAAGAAGCAGGCGGCCAGCAAGGCCAAGGCGCATGCCGCCACGCTCAAGGAAGTGAAGTTACGGCCGCGCACCGACGACCACGACCTGGATTTCAAGGTGCGGAGCGCGCGGCGCTTCCTGATCGAGGGCGACAAGGTCAAGGTGACGCTGATGTTCCGGGGCCGGGAGATCGTGCACACCAGCCTGGGCTTCGAGCAGCTCGATCGGGTGAAGGCCATGCTGGCCGACATCGCCAACGTCGAGAGCACGCCGCGGCTCGAGGGGCGGTTCATGTCGATGATCCTGGTCCCGAACCGCGACGCCATCGCACGCCTCGAACGGGCCCGGCAACAGGCCGACGGGACCGGGTCCGGCGAGCCGGGTGCCGGCGGGACGGAAGAGCAGGGAGCGCCGGCCGCCGAGCCGGCGCCGGGAGAGAACTGA